The sequence GGACAAAACTAAAGCTAACTGTAACAATAAAGCCACATAAATTCCTCTATACTTGTTTATGTAGTGAATCAAAATTACACTATTTCAACTAATTTTCATCTAAGTAAGTAAGTGACTTTTCCAgacgaaaacaaaacacaacgAAACTTCTTGCTCTAATTATTTCACAGCACTCGTCTGTCTGGGATCCAAATTATTCCATTTCTTATACCGAAAAGGATACTAGCGTGTGTGCAGCGAATGCGCTACTTTGGGTTTGTAATTAGATTTCATGTAGGTTCGTAGAGATTCTAATGAGTAATGAAACTGAATCAAGTATAGGTGCTTCTTCCGCTTGGTTTTGattgtgtataaaaatatagctaatgaaaTGGAAACAAACGagcataataattataaaatgttaatgaagACAAGTGGGGATAGATATATGCGTAACATAGCTAGCTGTaataatacagaaagttttagtACCACAAGAAGTGTTGAAGCAAGAATATTGAAACTGTAAAAACTCTAACACTAGTTTAACTTCTCACCCTGAACATCAGACATATCTACACTGTATGATGAAGTTTTTTGACCTATGTATGTATAAGTCGACACGTGATGGACTTTCAATCGGATTTTTTTCACTTGTATTTAGGTAACTGTGCTATGTGGTGCCTTGATTGAAGGTTTTATTACTTTCGTCAGCCGGCTGATGTCGCTTCAATCTAGAAAGTGGGATGTAAGAACAGCTGGTGTCGCCAACTCCATCACTACTGCGGTTTTATCGTTAGGAGGTGAGAGGACCGTACTGtgagtaaaaaaataaactactcgTTTAATCCTGAGAACGAGATTCATCTCCATACataattaatttctaacattTATCGACGAGtgtaaaaaatagtgaaaatgCATTTCAAATACCAATACTTTACTCTCCATTTGTATTCCAGCTCTCAGTACAACGGGAGGATTTTTTAACCCCATCTTAGCGTCCGCCTTAACACTTGGTTGCCATGGTAACACATTTATGGAACACATTGTCGTTTACTGGATTGGAGCTTTTCTTGGTGGACTGGTTGCTAGATTACTTCATCAAACACTAGAGGAAGTTACAAAACAGGAAGAGACTTAGACTTTACTTGTTTATTGTAAAGCACAAACCTGTTACGGTGTGCTGTGCTCACTGCTTGAATCCAGCCCCGAATTTTGGTGTCATAAGCCCTCGAGTTTGCTGCTGAACCACCATGGGGCTGAAGTTTAATAATAATGGATCCTGATTGAGTTCACGTTCAATATTTAAGATACATTGTATTTGCTTTCACACTTTTAACAGATAATGGTTTTCTTTTCTTGAATTACCCGGATTTCtggataagaaaaaaaatagtccATTTCTCTTACGTGAAGgtgtattattttagaaataaaatgataaaaacaatggCATGATTTGTCACATTTTATGAGCATCAGTTTTTTAAcgctttgtaataataatttttgtctgTCACAGGTTGACGTCAGTTTTAATATTTGACATCAAAATGTAACTCTGATtaattatgtgtttatttttagcGATCACTAATTCCTATTTTTACACTTAGTTTTCTCAGTATAAATcggttatttttaattatccttccttaacagtttatgttttaaaaatagataACAAGGAACATGAAAACTAAGTAAAGTTATCTAATTTACTTTATGGTAggcccaggtgggttaaagcgttcgacttgtaatccgagaatcgcgggttcgaatccccgtcgtaccaaacatgcttgccctttcagtcgtgggggcgttataatatgacagtcaatcccattattcattgttaagagtagcccaagagttggcggtgggtggtgataaccagctgccttccctctagtcttacactgctaaattatggacggctaacacagatagccctcgagtagccttgtgcgaaattaaaaaaaacaaactacgttATGGACCACCTCTTTCTACTTattagagcttcgaaagatgaaaataagaaaagggaaaataaaaattaaacttttttagcatttaataaggaaaatgtgaacactatgaaattagcatgaatactagctggtcaaaaatttaagaccatactgaaacgaagcgttaatcgataaatacgtaacgaaatttagtcatttgtgttcaagcattagtgttgtcaccatctcccactgacatctcctgtgttacattgggtaaaaacatggcaaaggctaaaaagttgaaagagcttgaatgtggcagaattgtcgaggtgcaaaagcaaggtctctctcaacgtgccatctctggtgagattgggcatagtaaaactgctgttacaaatttcttaaaagaacctgagggatacggaacgagaatttcatgTGGTCGGCCCAataaaatttcgccggcgttaagcaggcggattcgatgggttgtccggaaagataccagccgatcgtcgaaccatattaagacccttacggactcagaatgcaactcaagaacaataagacggcatctacgagagaaatgctttaaaaaccgtaaacgtcttcaaaggctacaccacgaaacagctcggttaaactttgctgagaagcaccaaacatgggacatagaaaagtggacgaaggttttgttctctgttgagaaaaaatttaatctggatggtccaaatggcttccaacgttactggcacgataagaatatcccactggagacattttctacatgatacagtggaggaggttccatcatgatttaaggtgctttctccttccatggaacagtggagcttcaggttatacaggggcgtcaaacagcagctggctacattggcatgtcggagagagcatccttattgactgaaggccctcgcttgtgtggaaatgactggatctttcagcaggataacgctgcaatccacaatgcccgcaagacaaaAGACTTTgtcatggcgaataatgtgagtcttttgaaccatccagtgtgttcgcccaAACtaaactccattgaaaatgtttgggggtggatggcaagggaagtctatagaaatggacgtcaattccaaactgTATGAtttttgtgaagccatcttcaccacttggaataacatttcagcaaGCCTTCtccaaacgcttatatcgaccatgccaaagcgaatgtttgaaattattcccaatgacggccgtgcaactcactactgagacctcttgttgggcatttcctaccctgtttaggacttctttttggtatggccttaaacttttcacctagtatttaggctaatttcatagtgttcacattttctctatcaAATGCTAAA comes from Tachypleus tridentatus isolate NWPU-2018 chromosome 12, ASM421037v1, whole genome shotgun sequence and encodes:
- the LOC143235392 gene encoding putative aquaporin-12A, translating into MWSFHLISEHRVFHTTQVCKAGLKVTVLCGALIEGFITFVSRLMSLQSRKWDVRTAGVANSITTAVLSLGALSTTGGFFNPILASALTLGCHGNTFMEHIVVYWIGAFLGGLVARLLHQTLEEVTKQEET